One Mycoavidus sp. HKI genomic region harbors:
- a CDS encoding DUF4400 domain-containing protein: MRSKSQADDESIREFFWVLRATLNLVLWIVVISVLAVFACWFAGYYSWRADSIAAMQALLHYYLVQCTNLELAQHAAGWAYWSWFGWNRIELAIQSPVADYRNLPLSNLREPILIAMYALKLFGVRLAMLILVAPKFGLIIGLALIDGLVARVIRRENGGHESATRYHRAKRLLKFGLLPLAATGWLVAPVKLPFEILCLPVVSFCALLVWTMAKYYKKYC, translated from the coding sequence ATGCGCTCTAAATCTCAAGCGGATGACGAGAGCATACGAGAGTTTTTTTGGGTGCTGCGAGCAACCCTGAATCTAGTGCTGTGGATCGTCGTTATTTCAGTGCTCGCGGTGTTTGCTTGCTGGTTTGCAGGGTATTACAGTTGGCGCGCGGACTCGATTGCGGCAATGCAGGCTTTGCTGCACTATTATTTAGTGCAGTGTACAAATTTAGAGTTAGCTCAACACGCTGCCGGCTGGGCTTATTGGAGTTGGTTTGGTTGGAATAGGATTGAACTTGCGATACAGTCGCCTGTGGCAGATTATCGAAATTTACCCTTGAGCAATTTGCGCGAGCCTATTTTGATTGCCATGTATGCTCTGAAGTTATTCGGTGTACGGCTTGCGATGCTCATCCTGGTGGCGCCTAAGTTTGGCCTGATTATCGGCTTGGCTCTGATCGATGGCTTGGTCGCGCGAGTGATTCGCCGAGAAAACGGGGGCCATGAATCAGCCACTCGTTACCATCGGGCGAAGCGTTTGCTAAAATTTGGCTTGTTGCCACTGGCGGCAACTGGGTGGCTGGTGGCGCCCGTCAAACTCCCGTTTGAGATTTTGTGTTTACCTGTCGTGAGCTTTTGCGCGTTGCTGGTATGGACCATGGCTAAGTATTATAAGAAATATTGTTAA
- a CDS encoding RES family NAD+ phosphorylase yields the protein MLTVWRIVTEQHAATAFSGEGARLYGGRWNPKGIALIYTAQSQSLAALEMLAQDIPLRARYVIMPAKVPKQLIEYYNLQQLPPNWRDPAVRSTLQMIGATWVKTGCSAVLAVPSVIIPTELNYLLNPHHPDFVKIEFGRATPFTLDMRLLRHLG from the coding sequence ATGCTCACGGTTTGGCGGATTGTGACTGAGCAACACGCCGCTACGGCTTTTTCCGGTGAAGGCGCGCGTTTATATGGCGGACGCTGGAATCCCAAAGGCATTGCCCTGATTTACACCGCGCAGAGTCAGTCACTCGCGGCGCTAGAAATGCTGGCTCAAGATATACCGCTACGCGCTCGCTATGTGATCATGCCAGCCAAAGTCCCCAAACAGCTAATTGAATACTACAATTTACAACAGCTCCCCCCTAACTGGCGAGACCCCGCTGTGCGTAGTACGCTACAAATGATTGGCGCCACCTGGGTTAAAACAGGATGCAGTGCAGTACTTGCCGTTCCCAGTGTAATTATCCCAACCGAATTGAATTACTTACTCAACCCACACCATCCTGATTTTGTTAAGATCGAGTTTGGTCGAGCGACCCCATTTACACTCGATATGCGACTTTTACGCCACCTCGGGTAA